One window from the genome of Salvelinus sp. IW2-2015 linkage group LG30, ASM291031v2, whole genome shotgun sequence encodes:
- the ngly1 gene encoding peptide-N(4)-(N-acetyl-beta-glucosaminyl)asparagine amidase: protein MAGSQGFSTLCENSNEVFLDVAKLLITYADNILRNPNEGKYRSIRIGNPTFSAKLLPIRGAVECLFEMGFEEAETHLVFPKSASVDQLRRIRESIAAERDQRLDVGQPQQSPVTASATALASAPASAAAQGPPVTASLAARQTPAAQAPSLESSMIFLTTLQSNFQHVMEYENSELQQKALGVIPHQQLTTTAKEKLQQAKQADPDCNLSEEDLLVLELLRWFKGEFFSWVDCLPCNHCGGPTQSSGPLAPSTDDLRWGAQRVENHHCQACNHSTRFPRYNNPEKLLETRRGRCGEWANCFTLCCRALDLEARYIWDNTDHVWTEVYSASQHRWLHCDSCENACDKPLLYEIGWGKKLDYVLAFSKDQVVDVTWRYSCKHPEVLSRRNKVQEPWLLYTINGLNAVRQQSLSSERKKELLERLLVELVEFISPKTPKQGELGGRNSGSLAWRNARGETRPGTTPSAAAAEFVFVPTEKEKSGRVFHLRYNSTKDHYCRVSNDSEDIQGWDKTLWRKESVFRKLENDWQMVYLARTEGSSSGKISWKLDCAPVRMKIKTVSVRACSQTFHSGTVRWGLQSGQNTTEFSGDGEMHLLQGLSGSSELVVEAELAGGEGESSWQHSQLFRRSLNEPEESSLEIFVEMEEEDA from the exons ATGGCTGGGTCTCAAGGATTCTCAACACTATGCGAAAATTCGAATGAAGTGTTTCTAGACGTCGCGAAATTGTTGATCACCTATGCCGACAACATTCTTAG GAATCCCAATGAAGGCAAATACAGGTCTATTCGAATAGGGAACCCTACATTTTCTGCCAAACTCCTTCCTATCAGAGGGGCAGTGGAGTGCCTCTTTGAGATGGGCTTTGAGGAG gctGAAACTCACCTGGTGTTCCCCAAGTCTGCCTCTGTGGACCAGCTGAGGAGAATCCGGGAGTCCATCGCTGCAGAAAGGGATCAGAGACTGGATGTGGGTCAGCCCCAACAGTCTCCTGTGACAGCAAGTGCCACTGCCCTAGCCTCAGCTCCAGCCTCGGCAGCAGCCCAGGGTCCACCTGTTACTGCCAGCCTGGCAGCTAGACAAACCCCTGCTGCACAAGCACCCTCCTTG GAAAGCAGTATGATCTTCCTGACCACCCTCCAGTCTAACTTCCAGCATGTGATGGAGTATGAGAACTCAGAGCTACAGCAGAAAGCTTTAGGTGTTATACCACACCAGCAGCTGACCACCACAGCCAAGGAGAAACTACAGCAGGCCAAGCAGGCCGATCCAG ATTGCAACCTGAGTGAAGAGGACCTACTGGTGCTGGAACTGCTCCGCTGGTTTAAAGGGGAGTTCTTCTCCTGGGTGGACTGCCTGCCGTGCAACCACTGTGGGGGTCCAACCCAGTCCTCAGGCCCACTGGCCCCTTCTACAGACGACCTTCGATGGGGAGCCCAGAGGGTAGAGAACCATCACTGTCAGGCCTGTAACCACTCTACCAGGTTCCCCAG GTACAACAACCCTGAGAAGTTGCTGGAAACCAGGAGAGGGCGCTGTGGGGAGTGGGCCAACTGTTTCACCCTGTGCTGCAGAGCCCTGGACCTGGAGGCCAGGTATATCTGGGATAACACAG ACCACGTGTGGACGGAGGTGTACTCTGCCTCTCAGCACCGCTGGCTGCACTGTGACTCCTGTGAGAACGCCTGTGACAAACCTTTGCTCTATGAGATTGGCTGGGGGAAGAAACTAGACTATGTTCTTGCTTTCTCCAAGGACCAG GTGGTGGATGTGACCTGGAGGTATTCCTGTAAGCACCCAGAGGTCCTGTCCAGACGGAACAAGGTCCAGGAGCCCTGGCTGCTATACACCATCAACGGGCTCAATGCTGTG AGGCAGCAGTCCCTGAGCTCTGAGAGGAAGAAGGAGCTGTTAGAGAGACTCCTAGTGGAGCTGGTGGAGTTTATATCTCCTAAGACACCCAAACAGGGTGAGCTGGGAGGACGCAACTCTGGCTCCCTGGCCTGGAGGAATGCCCGCGGCGAAACAAGACCAGGGACTACCCCATCG gCTGCTGCAGCAGAGTTTGTGTTTGTTCCGACTGAGAAGGAGAAGAGTGGGAGAGTATTCCATCTGCGGTACAACTCCACCAAGGATCACTACTGCAGGGTGTCCAATGACAGTGAGGACATCCAGGGCTGGGACAAGACTTTGTGGAGGAAAGAGTCTGTCTTCAGGAAGCTGGAGAATGACTGGCAGATG GTATATCTAGCTCGTACAGAGGGCTCATCGTCAGGGAAGATCAGTTGGAAGTTGGACTGTGCTCCTGTAAGGATGAAGATAAAGACCGTCTCAGTCAGAGCATGCAGCCAGACGTTTCACTCTGGAACCGTCCGCTGGGGTCTGCAGTCTGGACAGAACACCACAGAGTTCTCAGGAG ATGGGGAGATGCATTTGCTTCAGGGCCTTTCGGGATCCTCTGAGTTGGTCGTGGAGGCGGAGCTAGCCGGAGGAGAGGGCGAGTCGTCATGGCAACACTCCCAGCTGTTCCGGCGGAGTTTGAATGAGCCGGAGGAATCCTCGTTGGAAATCTTCGtcgagatggaggaggaggatgctTGA